A genomic window from Candidatus Dormiibacterota bacterium includes:
- a CDS encoding glycosyltransferase, whose protein sequence is MDSPSTLRVMHVVSRLGYYGAENFVRELVLAQGAADIRAAVLTMYDSPLPSPPELLELPVRRSGTGHLTFLPRLIGTIRAFRPDLVHTHVHNGKYWGRAAAVAAGVRAIVHTEHNSDFHCGPVARFGNRILHPLTNRIAVFTQSQAMALLQAEPLRPDQLAIIPNGICPEPPASASDRARVRSGLDLAPDDVVVFHVGRLMAVKNQQLALRAFSILTTSLPRARLVFLGDGSDRPALERERDALGLGASVTFLGFRPNVRELLAAADALLVTSTNEAMPIAALEALFAGVPVVSTPWSGVDEVLLGSGAIAAGWSPIDVERALFGILSDPIRRGQVIERGLQLANERYGIGATAMAYRRLYDNVLASVTERSARKAHA, encoded by the coding sequence ATGGATTCACCTAGCACGTTGCGCGTGATGCATGTCGTCTCGCGGCTCGGATACTATGGCGCCGAGAATTTCGTGCGCGAACTCGTCCTAGCGCAAGGAGCGGCCGATATACGCGCGGCGGTGCTGACGATGTATGATAGCCCGCTGCCATCGCCACCGGAGTTACTCGAGCTTCCGGTGCGCAGGAGCGGGACGGGACATCTGACGTTCCTGCCGCGCTTGATCGGGACAATTCGGGCTTTTCGCCCGGACCTCGTCCATACGCACGTCCACAACGGAAAGTACTGGGGCCGCGCCGCCGCTGTTGCGGCCGGGGTTCGTGCGATCGTTCATACGGAGCATAATAGCGACTTTCACTGCGGGCCCGTCGCTCGTTTCGGGAACCGGATCCTTCATCCGCTTACAAACCGTATTGCAGTCTTCACGCAAAGCCAAGCCATGGCGTTGCTGCAGGCGGAGCCCCTGCGACCCGACCAGCTCGCCATCATCCCGAACGGCATCTGTCCCGAGCCGCCGGCGAGCGCATCCGATCGCGCGCGCGTTCGCAGCGGGCTCGACCTAGCGCCGGACGATGTGGTGGTCTTTCACGTCGGCCGCCTAATGGCGGTGAAGAACCAGCAACTGGCACTACGCGCATTTTCGATCCTCACGACATCGCTTCCACGGGCACGGCTCGTCTTTCTCGGCGACGGTAGCGATCGACCCGCGCTCGAACGCGAGCGCGACGCCCTCGGCTTGGGCGCGAGCGTAACGTTTCTCGGCTTCCGGCCCAACGTGCGCGAACTGCTGGCCGCAGCCGACGCGCTGCTCGTCACGTCAACCAACGAAGCGATGCCGATTGCGGCGCTCGAAGCGCTCTTCGCGGGGGTGCCCGTCGTCAGCACGCCGTGGAGCGGTGTTGACGAGGTCTTGCTCGGGTCCGGCGCGATCGCCGCGGGGTGGTCGCCGATCGACGTCGAGCGCGCGCTCTTCGGCATATTAAGCGATCCCATCCGCCGCGGCCAAGTCATAGAACGCGGATTGCAACTGGCGAACGAGCGCTACGGAATCGGCGCCACGGCGATGGCCTATCGACGCCTCTACGACAACGTACTCGCGTCGGTTACCGAGCGAAGCGCGCGCAAAGCTCACGCATGA